The proteins below come from a single Limosilactobacillus reuteri genomic window:
- the secA2 gene encoding accessory Sec system translocase SecA2 — MKKPSLNRARVKKLRRITNQINKLAPQMAALSDGQLKDYTRKFRQRLQAGQTLDSLLVEAFAVVREADRRVLGMFPYDVQVMGGIALYQGNIVEMKTGEGKTLTATMPLYLNGLSGDGAMLITPNEYLAYRDGTEMGQVYEWLGLTCRVGFAAPGANEFTTKDKRAAYGADITYTTNAALGFDYLFDNLATNVKNKFMRDFNYAIVDEADAVLLDSAVMPLVISGSPRVQSTWLGVADEFIYTLKEGEEYKYDKEDKAVWFTDPGYDAMSHYFAVKDLFNGHHTALLRATNLALKAHRLFEKDKDYVVNQDQEIELLDSANGRVMQGMKLQAGQHQAIEMKEQGKISPDTRTLASITYQNLFRKFKKLSGMTGTGKVAEKEFIETYYDRVIQIPTNRPVARVDLPDKVYTTLPEKLMASLQEVLRLHKIGRPILLVTANVEVSEIYSELLLQQKIPHSVLNAKNVAKEAAIIAEAGQKGAVTVATTMAGRGTDIKLGPGVKELGGLAVIGTEKMASKRIDQQLQGRAGRQGDPGTSQFYVSLEDDVVIKHGARWLQKYYKKRRRQMDPAHPKEITTAKFRRAIAQAQDASDSEERQQRRKSLEMDESAQIQRQLIIGERNRLLYGEKVDLDLTAIMRTEFIRFFTTHPELTVDQLVRYILDNMTYQYFERPTTLDLRSQTAVVDYLMQIAQAELTRKQAGFADAEEENNFYRIVVLKAIDECWVEEIDGLSQLQSIVASRSTAQRNPLYEYHKEALRSYNEMRHDLYHRITRHLLMSTIDVNKQGEKQIYFV; from the coding sequence ATGAAAAAGCCATCATTAAACCGGGCCCGGGTCAAGAAGCTGCGCCGGATTACCAACCAAATTAATAAGCTGGCGCCGCAGATGGCGGCCTTAAGTGATGGCCAGCTCAAGGATTATACCCGCAAGTTTCGCCAGCGCTTACAGGCGGGGCAAACACTCGACAGCCTGCTGGTCGAAGCCTTTGCGGTGGTCCGTGAGGCCGACCGGCGGGTATTAGGGATGTTTCCCTACGATGTCCAAGTCATGGGCGGGATCGCTCTGTACCAAGGCAATATTGTCGAGATGAAGACCGGGGAAGGTAAGACCCTGACGGCGACGATGCCCCTGTATTTAAACGGCCTGAGCGGAGACGGGGCGATGCTGATTACCCCGAATGAATACCTGGCTTACCGGGACGGAACCGAAATGGGCCAGGTCTACGAGTGGCTGGGGCTGACCTGTCGGGTCGGCTTTGCTGCGCCGGGGGCCAACGAATTTACCACTAAGGATAAGCGGGCAGCCTACGGGGCGGACATTACCTACACTACTAATGCAGCCTTAGGGTTTGACTACCTGTTTGATAATTTAGCTACCAACGTCAAAAATAAGTTCATGCGTGACTTCAATTACGCGATTGTCGACGAAGCGGATGCCGTCCTCTTGGACAGCGCCGTGATGCCCTTGGTGATTTCTGGTTCCCCCCGGGTCCAATCCACCTGGCTGGGGGTCGCCGATGAATTTATCTACACCCTTAAGGAAGGCGAAGAATACAAGTACGATAAAGAGGACAAGGCGGTTTGGTTTACGGATCCGGGGTATGATGCCATGAGTCACTACTTTGCCGTTAAGGATCTGTTCAATGGTCATCATACGGCTCTGCTGCGGGCAACTAACTTGGCTTTAAAAGCCCACCGGTTGTTTGAAAAGGATAAGGATTACGTGGTCAATCAGGACCAAGAGATTGAACTGCTGGATAGTGCCAACGGCCGGGTGATGCAGGGGATGAAGCTGCAAGCCGGCCAACACCAGGCGATTGAAATGAAAGAGCAGGGCAAGATTTCTCCCGATACCCGGACTTTGGCTTCGATTACTTACCAGAATCTCTTCCGGAAGTTTAAGAAGCTCTCGGGGATGACCGGGACGGGGAAGGTCGCCGAAAAGGAATTTATCGAGACCTACTACGACCGGGTAATTCAGATTCCGACCAACCGGCCGGTCGCCCGGGTGGATTTGCCCGATAAGGTCTACACCACTCTGCCGGAAAAGCTGATGGCTTCCTTGCAGGAAGTCTTGCGTTTGCACAAAATTGGCCGGCCAATTTTGCTGGTGACGGCCAACGTGGAAGTTTCAGAAATCTATTCGGAATTGCTGTTGCAACAAAAAATTCCCCACAGTGTCTTAAACGCTAAAAATGTTGCTAAAGAAGCCGCGATCATTGCCGAGGCCGGTCAAAAGGGAGCGGTCACGGTCGCAACGACGATGGCTGGGCGGGGGACTGATATTAAGCTTGGCCCCGGGGTCAAAGAACTCGGGGGCTTAGCGGTGATCGGGACCGAAAAAATGGCCAGCAAACGGATTGACCAGCAACTCCAAGGCCGGGCCGGCCGGCAAGGCGATCCCGGGACTAGTCAGTTCTACGTCTCCTTGGAAGATGATGTGGTCATCAAGCACGGGGCCCGCTGGCTGCAAAAATACTACAAGAAACGCCGCCGGCAAATGGATCCCGCTCATCCCAAGGAAATTACGACTGCCAAGTTCCGCCGGGCGATTGCCCAAGCCCAAGATGCCAGTGACAGCGAAGAACGCCAGCAACGGCGCAAGTCCCTGGAAATGGATGAAAGTGCCCAGATCCAACGCCAGTTGATTATTGGCGAACGGAACCGGTTGTTGTACGGGGAAAAAGTCGATCTGGATCTAACCGCCATTATGCGGACCGAATTTATCCGCTTTTTTACAACCCATCCGGAGCTAACGGTGGATCAGCTGGTCCGCTACATTTTAGATAATATGACCTACCAGTACTTTGAACGACCAACGACGCTAGACTTAAGGTCACAAACCGCGGTGGTGGATTACCTGATGCAAATTGCCCAGGCGGAATTGACGCGCAAGCAAGCGGGCTTTGCCGACGCCGAAGAAGAAAATAACTTTTATCGCATCGTGGTCCTCAAGGCGATTGATGAATGTTGGGTTGAAGAAATCGACGGGTTGTCGCAGTTGCAATCGATTGTCGCCAGCCGCTCGACGGCCCAACGTAACCCCTTGTATGAATATCATAAGGAAGCCTTACGCTCGTACAATGAAATGCGCCACGACTTATACCACCGGATTACCCGGCACCTCTTGATGAGCACGATTGATGTTAATAAGCAGGGAGAAAAGCAGATTTACTTTGTCTAA
- the gtfB gene encoding accessory Sec system glycosylation chaperone GtfB, translating into MINLFNFYTVESKDLQFSQLVAGQKYPTVVLHDDGFLPDDVTSPLKYYLQLAGEELVGKPRYFNQIDLPRYWAIEANSSGGKLMDMGLQRGRITFATTDNSRPVKTVEWFDRNGQVRVVDHYNQWGFKHAVTDYDEAGHPTLTTYLTRAGQEIVVSNHLTGQLVYYQPNGQPRFFNNQTEIIAYYLQQADLDIRQINFNSLSTPLFVVQKLGAAVKHPRLFWQEPLQDAIPGNMQFILNGNLGPNAEIVIQTKAAYDNLRRLVADQPQQQVQLSYLGYAYPFQRLNKERKEILILTNSDQLVEIESLIKGLPDFHFAIAAVTEMSSKLMSLDHYANVDLYPTVATKTVRKLVAHADVYLDINRGNEILDAVRGAFENNMLIMGFEETLHAPRYVAPVNRYQPAQVDQMVADLQAVFAPGDQLENRLQAQWQAADRVVPDVYRDFFAKHHWSI; encoded by the coding sequence ATGATTAATTTATTTAATTTTTACACGGTCGAAAGCAAGGACCTGCAATTTTCCCAGTTGGTGGCTGGCCAAAAGTACCCGACGGTCGTCTTGCACGATGATGGTTTCTTGCCTGACGACGTGACTTCCCCGCTGAAGTACTACCTACAGCTGGCCGGGGAAGAATTAGTCGGCAAACCGCGCTACTTTAACCAGATTGATTTACCGCGCTACTGGGCGATTGAGGCTAACAGCAGCGGTGGCAAGCTAATGGACATGGGGCTCCAACGGGGGCGGATTACCTTTGCCACGACCGATAACTCCCGACCGGTCAAGACGGTGGAATGGTTTGACCGCAACGGCCAGGTCCGGGTGGTTGATCACTACAATCAATGGGGCTTCAAGCACGCCGTGACCGACTACGATGAAGCCGGTCACCCGACGCTGACCACCTACCTGACCCGGGCCGGTCAAGAAATTGTCGTCTCTAACCACCTGACCGGCCAACTGGTCTACTACCAACCTAACGGCCAGCCACGCTTCTTCAACAATCAGACTGAGATCATTGCTTACTACCTGCAGCAAGCGGACCTGGATATTCGCCAAATTAACTTTAACTCCCTGTCCACGCCGCTGTTTGTCGTCCAGAAGCTCGGGGCAGCCGTTAAGCACCCGCGTCTCTTCTGGCAAGAACCGCTCCAAGATGCGATTCCGGGCAACATGCAGTTTATTTTAAACGGCAACCTCGGGCCTAACGCCGAAATTGTCATCCAGACCAAGGCCGCTTACGACAACTTGCGCCGTTTGGTAGCCGACCAGCCGCAGCAACAAGTCCAGCTGAGCTACCTCGGCTACGCTTATCCGTTCCAACGACTCAACAAGGAACGCAAGGAAATCTTGATCCTGACTAATTCTGATCAGTTGGTGGAAATTGAAAGTCTGATCAAGGGCTTGCCGGACTTCCACTTCGCGATAGCGGCGGTGACGGAAATGTCCAGCAAGCTGATGAGTTTGGACCACTACGCTAACGTTGACCTCTATCCAACTGTCGCAACTAAGACGGTGCGGAAACTGGTGGCCCACGCCGACGTCTATTTAGACATCAACCGTGGCAACGAAATCCTCGATGCCGTGCGGGGCGCCTTTGAAAACAACATGTTGATCATGGGCTTTGAAGAAACCCTGCACGCGCCGCGCTACGTGGCCCCGGTCAACCGTTACCAACCAGCACAAGTCGACCAAATGGTGGCGGACTTGCAGGCGGTCTTTGCCCCGGGCGACCAACTGGAAAACCGGCTCCAGGCCCAATGGCAAGCGGCCGACCGGGTGGTCCCGGACGTCTACCGCGACTTCTTTGCAAAGCATCATTGGTCTATTTAA
- a CDS encoding MFS transporter, producing MSKFRLQSVVFVLTAFLLGCNEFMVVGVISDIAKSYHASLSTVGFLVTSFAIIYAICTPLITTLTGKFDRFKVLMVLMLIFLIGNTLTAVAPNLFWLFVSRIVTAAVAGTIISLILVFVSMIAPIEKRAMLVASTFAGFSIATIVGVPVGTAISNAFSWRDSFALISVLTVIICGFLYWLIPRDSRQENASLSNQVQLFKDRRIIFGVIVMVTLMSAEYTFYTYVRPIITNVLGFSTTNLTWLLGLIGITFILGNICAGVIANRFGITKLTVISSTVLICLLLMNAMFHVAWLGILLLCVICFVLGMPGSILQVMFLNIADREYPEAMNLASSLNPICTNVGVSIGSLTASISINFVQINQIGYVGAIYALIAVFGSLYLIKTSAN from the coding sequence ATGTCTAAATTTCGCTTGCAGTCCGTTGTTTTTGTCTTAACCGCATTTTTATTAGGATGTAATGAATTTATGGTTGTGGGGGTTATTTCTGATATTGCCAAAAGTTACCATGCTTCATTATCAACGGTTGGCTTTTTAGTTACTAGTTTTGCAATTATTTATGCTATCTGCACGCCTTTAATTACCACTTTGACAGGTAAGTTTGATCGTTTTAAGGTTTTGATGGTACTAATGCTGATCTTTTTAATCGGTAACACTTTAACCGCAGTTGCGCCTAACCTATTTTGGCTATTTGTTTCGCGGATTGTAACAGCTGCGGTCGCGGGGACAATTATTTCATTGATTCTTGTATTTGTAAGTATGATTGCGCCAATTGAAAAACGGGCAATGCTGGTCGCTTCAACTTTCGCTGGTTTTAGTATTGCTACGATTGTAGGGGTCCCCGTTGGAACAGCAATTAGTAATGCCTTTTCTTGGCGGGATAGTTTTGCCCTCATTTCGGTTTTAACCGTAATTATTTGTGGCTTTTTATATTGGCTGATACCACGGGACAGTCGTCAAGAAAATGCTTCGTTAAGTAACCAAGTTCAACTTTTTAAGGATCGGCGAATAATTTTTGGGGTTATCGTAATGGTAACATTAATGTCCGCTGAATATACCTTCTATACTTATGTTCGCCCAATTATTACCAATGTTCTTGGGTTTAGTACGACTAACTTAACATGGCTATTAGGACTTATTGGAATTACGTTTATTCTTGGTAATATATGTGCCGGCGTAATCGCAAATCGTTTTGGGATCACTAAACTTACTGTTATTAGTAGCACCGTCCTTATTTGTTTATTGTTGATGAATGCAATGTTCCATGTTGCATGGTTAGGGATCCTGTTATTGTGTGTTATTTGTTTTGTCCTAGGAATGCCCGGTTCAATTCTGCAAGTAATGTTTCTGAATATTGCTGATCGAGAGTATCCAGAAGCAATGAATTTGGCTTCTTCATTAAACCCGATTTGTACTAACGTGGGGGTATCGATTGGCTCCTTGACCGCCTCAATCAGTATTAATTTTGTTCAAATTAACCAGATTGGATACGTTGGAGCAATCTATGCCTTGATTGCAGTTTTTGGTTCGCTTTATCTGATTAAAACAAGCGCCAACTAG
- a CDS encoding TrmH family RNA methyltransferase, producing the protein MHNLIFLTDLTGSDLDPYMRLNEAQLFHALEPNPGLFIAESPKVIERALRAGYRPASLLIEEKELERDLADLDHEMAINQTRGLEQTPIYVVNSKLLRQLAGGGYNLLRGALAAMHRVERPSLNNFLATMPSDHPRIAILESVVNPTNIGAIFRSAAALGIDGVIVTSDSADPLYRRASRVAMGTVFQVPWTYVDAKVWQSEGVDLLHRAGYKTAAMALRHNTVDIDDPQLAKVDRLAIILGSEGPGLRENTITQSDFTIKIPMATGVDSLNVAAASALAFWELGNRKVK; encoded by the coding sequence ATGCATAATTTAATTTTTCTTACAGATCTTACAGGATCAGATTTAGATCCTTATATGCGACTTAATGAAGCACAACTTTTTCATGCTCTTGAACCTAATCCGGGTTTATTTATTGCGGAAAGTCCCAAAGTGATTGAACGAGCTTTACGAGCAGGTTATCGGCCAGCATCTCTTTTAATAGAAGAAAAGGAACTAGAGCGCGACTTGGCTGATTTGGATCATGAGATGGCAATTAACCAAACTAGGGGATTAGAACAAACGCCAATTTATGTAGTTAATAGTAAATTACTTCGGCAGTTGGCTGGTGGTGGTTATAATCTTTTACGAGGAGCATTAGCAGCTATGCACCGCGTCGAACGGCCAAGTTTAAATAATTTTTTGGCTACTATGCCCAGTGACCATCCGCGTATCGCAATCCTGGAAAGTGTTGTTAATCCCACCAACATTGGGGCGATTTTTCGCTCAGCCGCAGCTCTCGGAATTGATGGGGTAATTGTGACGAGCGACTCAGCTGATCCCCTTTATCGCCGGGCCTCACGGGTAGCTATGGGAACGGTTTTTCAAGTACCATGGACCTATGTTGATGCTAAAGTTTGGCAGTCAGAAGGAGTTGATCTTCTTCATCGAGCTGGCTACAAAACAGCCGCGATGGCGCTCCGTCATAACACGGTTGATATTGATGATCCTCAGTTAGCTAAGGTGGATAGATTAGCCATTATCCTTGGTTCAGAGGGGCCGGGATTAAGAGAAAATACAATTACGCAGAGTGATTTTACAATTAAGATCCCGATGGCTACAGGCGTTGATTCCTTAAATGTGGCGGCTGCCTCGGCCCTCGCTTTTTGGGAATTGGGTAATCGGAAAGTTAAATAA
- a CDS encoding TIGR01440 family protein has translation MTVDGINLDKIKEQTATGLTELLDQAQLEKDDLVVLGLSTSEVHGGIIGKDSNIEIAWAIVSTVVNILRKHQLHLAVQGCEHLNRALVVERNVAKERGFEQVTVFPSLHAGGAGQIAAFENFNDSIEVEHITAEADMDIGDTSIGIHVKFVQVPVRTSIKQIGLAHTTYLRNRPKLIGGARAKYEWDPFDNK, from the coding sequence ATGACAGTAGATGGAATTAATCTTGATAAAATTAAAGAACAAACAGCAACAGGTTTAACCGAATTATTGGATCAAGCTCAGTTAGAAAAAGATGACCTCGTAGTGTTAGGTCTTTCAACTAGTGAAGTCCATGGCGGAATAATCGGAAAGGACTCTAACATTGAGATTGCCTGGGCGATTGTTTCGACAGTTGTTAATATCTTACGAAAACACCAACTCCATTTAGCAGTCCAAGGTTGCGAGCACCTTAATCGGGCACTTGTTGTCGAACGAAATGTAGCTAAGGAGCGCGGCTTTGAACAAGTTACTGTCTTCCCTTCGCTCCATGCAGGTGGTGCAGGACAAATTGCTGCTTTTGAAAACTTTAACGATTCGATTGAAGTTGAACACATTACTGCTGAAGCCGACATGGACATCGGTGATACCTCGATTGGCATTCATGTTAAGTTTGTCCAAGTTCCAGTTCGCACTTCGATAAAACAAATCGGACTGGCTCATACGACTTATCTCCGCAACCGACCAAAATTGATTGGTGGTGCGCGCGCAAAATACGAATGGGATCCGTTTGACAATAAATAA
- a CDS encoding winged helix-turn-helix transcriptional regulator — protein MERQPKMYNTGADYALAIIGGKWKSVILYLLAGHPRRTSELVKQLGTSYKVLSDQLSEMIDAGLVIRKSFNTIPPHVEYRLTPEGENLYAALRYLNYWGENRAKQTGDIKIMCTDEMKQVGDDGLCVITKKHLNHWRQEIVKSKDKDISI, from the coding sequence ATGGAACGGCAACCTAAAATGTATAATACTGGAGCAGATTATGCTTTAGCAATCATTGGTGGTAAATGGAAGTCCGTTATCCTTTATCTCTTAGCTGGTCATCCCCGACGAACAAGTGAACTAGTTAAGCAGCTAGGCACCTCATATAAAGTCTTGAGTGACCAGCTTAGTGAAATGATAGATGCCGGCCTCGTTATCCGAAAAAGTTTCAATACGATTCCTCCACATGTTGAATATCGCTTAACTCCTGAGGGTGAAAATCTTTATGCTGCCCTTCGTTATTTAAATTACTGGGGTGAAAATAGAGCAAAACAAACTGGTGACATTAAAATCATGTGTACTGACGAAATGAAGCAGGTCGGCGATGATGGTCTATGTGTCATCACTAAAAAACATCTTAATCATTGGCGCCAAGAAATTGTAAAAAGCAAGGACAAAGATATTTCTATCTAA
- a CDS encoding type II toxin-antitoxin system prevent-host-death family antitoxin → MMKMSIKPVSALRDYNKLLKEVDADNPVFLTKNGYGKYAIVDIESYDRFVNGMKVLKDLQEASAESGLYTLDDVFGELDK, encoded by the coding sequence ATGATGAAGATGTCAATAAAACCAGTTTCTGCTTTACGTGATTACAATAAACTACTAAAAGAAGTAGATGCTGATAATCCAGTATTTTTAACTAAAAATGGTTATGGAAAGTATGCGATTGTTGATATTGAAAGTTATGATCGATTTGTAAATGGCATGAAAGTTCTTAAGGATCTTCAAGAAGCCTCGGCTGAAAGTGGATTATACACGCTAGACGATGTATTTGGAGAGCTTGATAAATGA
- the asp3 gene encoding accessory Sec system protein Asp3 has translation MQSVYLQSPADLYFNGLSGSDRDRIYHSYKYFGSSVQSGTHAYLFGTRIKFLARDHVEMRNPFLPTGSTIYHWDELYLFVTSHAVPQLPLLEHGHHYQLHLVAESNYERGLYLRVLMFDYENKLIKMKIIREATGIFTFEPAAYFYAIELVSGGCTELTFHRLDITDVTDQVQDQVEAAAAEAEDEVEDAIVNEDLHAEVNYQQQLARNATQKAQRLAVIDQYLD, from the coding sequence ATGCAAAGTGTCTATCTTCAATCCCCAGCAGACCTTTACTTTAATGGTTTAAGTGGTAGTGATCGGGACCGAATTTATCATTCGTATAAATACTTCGGCAGTTCTGTCCAATCGGGGACCCATGCCTACCTGTTTGGTACCCGGATCAAATTTTTAGCCCGGGACCATGTTGAAATGCGTAACCCCTTTTTGCCGACGGGTTCGACGATTTACCACTGGGATGAACTATACTTGTTTGTGACCAGTCATGCTGTGCCGCAGTTGCCTTTGCTAGAGCACGGTCACCATTATCAGTTGCATCTGGTAGCCGAAAGCAATTACGAGCGGGGATTGTATTTGCGGGTCTTGATGTTTGACTACGAAAATAAACTGATCAAGATGAAGATTATTCGGGAGGCAACCGGGATCTTTACCTTCGAGCCAGCGGCCTACTTCTACGCGATTGAATTGGTCAGTGGAGGTTGTACGGAACTGACCTTCCATCGCTTAGACATCACGGACGTAACCGATCAGGTGCAAGATCAAGTAGAAGCGGCGGCCGCGGAAGCCGAAGATGAAGTCGAAGATGCAATTGTCAATGAAGACTTACACGCTGAAGTTAATTACCAGCAACAGCTGGCTCGTAACGCCACGCAAAAAGCGCAACGCTTGGCGGTCATTGATCAGTATTTGGACTGA
- the gtfA gene encoding accessory Sec system glycosyltransferase GtfA — protein MTVYNFNQGIGWASSGVEYAQAYRAQVFHHLGVDAKFIFTDFISAQNIEHYTANLGFKDEEVIWLYQAFSDFKIAPTTYTLADLTATFAEQPTKVERQGNVVTYIFNDQYYVRVILRRAGSEQVLRAEYVRSGNLFHRDFFSYGRYMSEYYAPIDGKAKLIVRRFFNEDGSVAMEELPTGDNATFRLPGQLLLSKEELITAFLERLAFQKGDVIIVDRGTGMAQQILAHKGPAKVGSVVHAEHFSVNNTNDDHILWNNYYEYVFQHHRDIDFYVTSTQVQTELLAAQFAKYNQAHPQIFTIPVGSLLELKHPTTPRRPFSLITASRLAGEKHLDWVVQAVMAAKAQFPQLTLDIYGEGGERAKLQQLIKDGQAEDYIHLKGHQNLTDVYQGYQAYISASTSEGFGLTLLEAVGSGLAMIGFDVRYGNQTFIRNDENGYLIPYEIGETGEQAIHALTTTLAALFAKLDLERAEQVSYDLAADYLEPEIEAKWAQLLKEVQADD, from the coding sequence ATGACTGTTTATAATTTTAACCAAGGAATCGGCTGGGCCAGCAGCGGGGTCGAATACGCCCAGGCTTACCGAGCCCAAGTCTTCCATCACTTAGGGGTGGATGCAAAATTTATCTTTACTGATTTTATTTCGGCCCAAAATATTGAGCACTATACCGCCAACCTGGGCTTTAAAGATGAAGAAGTCATCTGGCTCTACCAAGCCTTTAGTGACTTTAAAATTGCGCCGACGACCTACACTTTGGCCGATTTAACCGCGACCTTTGCCGAGCAACCAACGAAAGTGGAACGCCAAGGCAACGTGGTGACGTACATCTTTAATGATCAATACTACGTGCGGGTCATTTTACGGCGCGCTGGCAGCGAGCAAGTCCTGCGGGCCGAATACGTCCGTAGTGGCAACCTCTTTCACCGGGATTTCTTTAGCTACGGGCGCTACATGAGCGAATACTACGCCCCAATTGATGGCAAGGCCAAACTAATAGTGCGCCGCTTCTTTAATGAGGACGGCTCCGTGGCGATGGAAGAATTGCCGACTGGTGATAACGCGACTTTCCGTTTGCCGGGCCAGCTGTTATTGTCTAAGGAAGAATTGATCACCGCCTTTTTGGAACGGCTGGCGTTTCAAAAGGGGGATGTGATCATTGTCGACCGGGGCACCGGGATGGCTCAACAAATCTTAGCTCACAAGGGACCGGCCAAGGTCGGCAGCGTCGTGCACGCTGAGCACTTTAGCGTCAATAACACCAATGATGATCATATCTTGTGGAACAACTACTACGAGTATGTCTTCCAGCACCACCGCGACATTGATTTCTACGTCACGTCCACCCAGGTCCAGACCGAGCTGTTGGCGGCCCAATTTGCCAAGTACAACCAGGCCCACCCGCAAATCTTTACGATTCCGGTCGGCAGTTTGCTGGAATTAAAGCACCCAACCACGCCGCGGCGGCCGTTTAGTCTGATCACGGCTTCGCGGTTGGCAGGGGAAAAACACCTCGATTGGGTAGTCCAAGCCGTGATGGCCGCCAAGGCCCAATTCCCGCAATTGACCCTTGATATTTATGGGGAAGGGGGCGAACGGGCCAAGTTGCAACAGCTGATTAAGGACGGGCAAGCGGAAGATTACATCCACTTAAAGGGACACCAGAACTTAACGGATGTTTATCAAGGCTACCAAGCCTACATTTCGGCTTCCACCAGTGAGGGCTTTGGGCTGACCTTGCTTGAAGCCGTGGGTTCCGGACTGGCGATGATTGGCTTTGACGTCCGCTATGGAAATCAGACCTTTATTCGCAACGACGAAAATGGTTATTTGATTCCGTACGAAATCGGCGAAACGGGCGAGCAAGCGATCCACGCTTTGACGACGACGTTAGCAGCCCTGTTTGCCAAATTAGACTTAGAACGGGCAGAACAAGTATCCTATGACTTGGCGGCGGACTACTTGGAACCAGAAATTGAGGCCAAGTGGGCCCAATTGTTGAAAGAGGTGCAAGCGGATGATTAA
- a CDS encoding type II toxin-antitoxin system RelE/ParE family toxin, translating to MKNYQIGFRGAAKRDVDNLYQYLIHKFNKQTADKVSGSLKHSIERLSAMPGLGKDAAELSELLAGYRFLPLKRNTVFYRVHDDEQLVEILRIYDNRMDIIAHLLNDR from the coding sequence ATGAAAAATTATCAAATAGGATTTAGAGGTGCAGCAAAGCGAGATGTTGATAATCTGTATCAATATCTTATTCATAAGTTTAATAAGCAGACTGCTGATAAGGTGAGTGGTTCTCTGAAACATTCAATTGAACGTTTATCGGCAATGCCAGGATTGGGTAAAGATGCTGCAGAGTTATCTGAATTATTAGCTGGCTATCGTTTTTTACCATTGAAGCGCAACACGGTTTTTTATCGTGTTCATGATGATGAACAATTAGTTGAAATTTTGCGCATTTACGATAATCGTATGGATATTATTGCGCATTTATTGAATGACAGATAG